The Cyprinus carpio isolate SPL01 chromosome A9, ASM1834038v1, whole genome shotgun sequence genome window below encodes:
- the LOC109100092 gene encoding N-arachidonyl glycine receptor-like, giving the protein MDHNTSPVIKEGHVPQEYRTASLVFYSIIFIIGTVVNLTALWVFALTTKRRNSITVYMINVALVDLIFILLLPFRMVYYSQDYWPFGDMFCRINAALTVLYPCLALWLFALISTDRYVAIVQPRHTRELKSVRKALLSCAGVWIMTLGSTAPLVLLEEDPDRKTNHTTCIKMHDIIYLRRDNPVHFARIVFFFLVPVCIMVGCYIVIVDNLIHGRTSKLKPKVKQKSIRIIITLIVQVLVCFVPFHICFVSMLLASSERGYNTWGAFTTFLMNASTVLDIILFYIVSKQFQDRVISVILYRNYLRSVRRKSLHTNSIRSLSNLTSAMI; this is encoded by the coding sequence ATGGATCATAACACATCGCCCGTCATCAAGGAGGGTCACGTCCCCCAAGAGTACCGGACTGCTAGCCTAGTGTTTTACAGCATTATCTTCATCATAGGCACAGTGGTCAACCTGACCGCCCTCTGGGTCTTTGCCTTGACCACTAAAAGACGGAACTCCATCACTGTTTACATGATCAATGTCGCTTTAGTGGACTTGATATTTATCTTACTGCTGCCTTTTCGAATGGTCTACTACAGTCAAGACTACTGGCCCTTTGGAGACATGTTCTGCAGGATTAACGCCGCACTGACGGTGCTCTATCCCTGCCTGGCCTTGTGGCTCTTCGCACTCATTAGCACAGATCGCTATGTGGCCATAGTGCAGCCGCGACACACCCGAGAACTAAAAAGCGTCCGTAAAGCCTTGCTGTCCTGTGCGGGAGTCTGGATCATGACCCTGGGCAGCACAGCTCCGCTTGTTCTCCTGGAAGAAGACCCTGACCGGAAGACAAACCATACCACGTGCATCAAGATGCACGACATCATCTACTTGCGCCGAGACAATCCTGTCCACTTTGCACGtattgtcttcttcttcttggtgcCGGTGTGCATCATGGTGGGCTGTTATATTGTTATCGTGGACAACCTTATCCATGGACGCACATCCAAACTGAAGCCCAAAGTCAAGCAGAAGTCCATCCGGATCATCATCACACTGATCGTTCAGGTGCTGGTGTGCTTTGTGCCTTTCCACATCTGTTTTGTTTCCATGCTGCTGGCCAGCAGTGAGAGGGGTTACAACACCTGGGGGGCCTTCACCACCTTCCTGATGAATGCGAGCACAGTGTTGGACATCATACTCTTCTACATTGTGTCAAAACAGTTTCAGGACCGTGTGATCAGCGTGATCTTGTACAGAAACTACCTGAGGAGCGTTCGGAGGAAGAGTCTTCACACCAACAGCATTCGCTCGCTCAGCAACCTGACCAGTGCCATGATCTGA
- the LOC109100091 gene encoding G-protein coupled receptor 183-A-like, which produces MEMVVATNATNNDSCTNLYDHRGWAQYFLPAIYSLICIVGLLGNALALHVIWPNLKKINSTTMYSANLVVSDILFSFALPLRAVYYGKGFHWPMGEGLCKAVALLFYINMYASVNFMTCLSVDRFIAVVLPLRFSRFRKVQKVRYICAAVWVVVLMQTLPLLSMPMTNEEESGHITCMEYPNFEKTDNLPVILIGAVLIGFGIPVITILMCYSALCSKLRLLAKSNKLTEKSGRSRKAIGVICAVILVFVVCYTPYHVDLLQYMIRKLRYKPDCSELHDFQISLHITVCLMNLNSCPDPFIYFFACKGYKKKVLKLLRKQVSNVPLSSVVRTSPEGSSKDVFGNDKIHMSSRSNQKERSSMLLSNSDGYEL; this is translated from the coding sequence ATGGAGATGGTAGTAGCTACAAACGCCACCAACAATGACTCTTGTACCAACCTGTATGATCATCGTGGTTGGGCACAGTATTTTTTGCCTGCAATATATTCTCTGATTTGCATTGTGGGACTGCTGGGCAATGCGTTGGCTTTGCATGTCATTTggcctaatttaaaaaaaatcaactccaCAACAATGTATTCAGCCAACCTGGTGGTGTCGGACATCTTATTTTCATTTGCTCTGCCCTTGCGTGCAGTTTACTATGGCAAGGGGTTCCATTGGCCAATGGGGGAGGGTTTATGTAAGGCCGTGGCGCTGCTGTTCTACATCAACATGTATGCCAGCGTCAACTTCATGACTTGTTTGAGCGTGGACCGTTTCATTGCAGTGGTACTGCCGCTGCGCTTTTCCCGATTCCGAAAGGTTCAGAAGGTGCGGTACATCTGTGCTGCTGTATGGGTCGTTGTGTTGATGCAGACCCTGCCTTTGCTGTCAATGCCCATGACGAACGAGGAGGAAAGTGGACATATAACATGTATGGAGTATCCCAACTTCGAGAAGACTGACAACCTGCCTGTCATTCTCATCGGAGCTGTGTTGATTGGCTTCGGCATCCCTGTGATCACCATCCTGATGTGTTATTCGGCACTGTGCTCCAAGCTCCGCCTCCTGGCCAAGTCTAATAAACTGACAGAGAAGTCGGGTCGTAGTCGTAAAGCCATCGGCGTGATTTGTGCCGTCATTCTCGTATTTGTGGTGTGCTACACCCCATATCACGTCGACCTCCTGCAGTACATGATCAGAAAGCTGCGGTACAAGCCAGACTGTTCAGAACTGCATGACTTTCAGATCTCCCTTCACATCACCGTCTGCCTGATGAACCTCAACTCATGCCCGGATCCCTTTATCTACTTCTTTGCTTGCAAGGGATACAAGAAAAAGGTACTCAAACTGCTCAGGAAGCAAGTCAGCAATGTCCCACTCTCGAGTGTGGTCAGGACCTCACCTGAAGGCTCCTCCAAAGATGTGTTTGGGAATGATAAAATCCATATGAGCTCCAGAAGCAATCAGAAAGAGAGGAGCAGCATGCTGTTGAGCAACAGCGATGGTTATGAACTATAA